A genomic region of Metopolophium dirhodum isolate CAU chromosome 1, ASM1992520v1, whole genome shotgun sequence contains the following coding sequences:
- the LOC132952808 gene encoding uncharacterized protein LOC132952808: protein MPSCFMCKSIFKINSHLISHLNIFHDVKSVSEFKCLETGCYRVLSTFHSFKNHIAQHKDVLVENNKPDNFPVSTSKQEHADLNIVNSPILNEIISSNSNNSSDQISVDNFIDTLRCSSVTLASKWYIKYDLNHTKDILLMFDKLSNPFSSMSSEHLRFKTFDEIGILIRPRLVDIGCRLNDRMKAGRVIFEPKVFQMSFVPLRYVLKTMLQDCNLFEVIIEFMNHLESNSNKCISNFVQCKLWKSKLEKNSQKILLPLFLYFDDFEINNALGSHAGNNKLGAVYASLPCLPPEYSSSLENIFLACLFKSVDRQEFGNRAIFSELISELNFLEVTGIDILYNGDNLGLHSILGFSESFMANFSCRFCKSNKSDCNHQLVQIDENLRDEVNYSTDIAINNLSLTGIKELCVFHEIQSFHVTNNYAVDIMHDILEGVCKYDIGMMLKEMVYNLNYFTIDTLNNRIESFNYGPIDIRNRPPLISNDSLKHGSIKMSASETLCFTKYLTLIIVENLDCVQPTIHCVMSNGLCFIPK from the exons atgccTTCTTGCTTTATGtgcaaaagtatatttaaaataaattctcaTTTAATAAGCCATTTAAATATCTTCCACGATGTTAAATCTGTAAGTGAATTTAAATGCTTAGAAACTGGATGTTATAGAGTTTTATCTACTTTTCATTCATTCAAAAATCATATAGCCCAGCATAAAGATGTATTGGTTGAAAATAACAAACCTGATAATTTTCCTGTCTCCACATCTAAACAAGAACATGCAGATTTAAATATTGTCAATTCGCCCATTTTGAATGAAATTATTTCTTCAAATTCTAATAATAGTTCAGACCAAATATCcgttgataattttattgatacattGCGTTGTAGTTCAGTGACTTTAGCATCTAAGtggtata ttaaatatgatttaaaccaTACTAAAGATATCCTTCTTATGTTTGATAAACTTTCAAATCCTTTTTCTTCTATGAGTTCTGAGCATCTTCGTTTTAAAACCTTTGATGAAATTGGAATTCTTATTCGACCAAGATTGGTAGATATCGGATGTAGACTAAATGATAGAATGAAGGCTGGACGTGTTATATTTGAACCAAAAGTTTTTCAAATGTCTTTTGTTCCTCTTAGGTATGTGCTTAAGACCATGCTACAAGATTGCAATTTATTTGAAGTAATTATAGAATTTATGAATCATTTAGAATctaattcaaataaatgtattagtaaCTTTGTACAGTGTAAACTATGGAAAAGCaaacttgaaaaaaattcacaaaagATACTATtgccattatttttatattttgatgattttgaaattaataatgctCTAGGCTCCCATGCAGGTAACAATAAGTTAGGTGCTGTATATGCGTCATTACCATGTTTGCCACCTGAATATTCTTCttctttagaaaatatatttttggcatGTTTATTTAAATCAGTGGATAGACAGGAGTTTGGGAACCGTGCTATTTTTTCAGAACTGATATCAGAATTGAATTTTTTAGAAGTTACAggaatagacatattatataatg GGGATAATTTAGGATTGCATAGTATACTAGGCTTTTCAGAAAGTTTTATGGCAAACTTTTCTTGTCGTTTTTGCAAGTCAAATAAATCTGATTGCAATCATCAATTAGTACAGATTGATGAAAACCTAAGAGATGAAGTCAATTATTCTACAGATATTGCGATTAATAACCTTTCACTCACTGGGATAAAAGAGTTGTGTGTTTTTCATGAAATACAGTCATTTCATGTGACAAACAATTATGCAGTTGACATTATGCACGATATTTTGGAAGGTGTTTGCAAGTATGATATTGGTATGATGTTAAAAGAAatggtatacaatttaaactactTTACAATTGATACTCTAAATAATAGAATAGAGTCATTCAATTATGGACCCATTGACATTCGAAACAGACCTCCTCTAATATCCAATGATTCATTGAAACATGGTTCAATTAAAATGTCCGCTAGTGAAACATTAtgtttcacaaaatatttaacactaatTATAG TTGAAAATTTGGATTGTGTACAACCCACAATTCATTGTGTTATGTCTAATGGGTTATgttttataccaaaataa
- the LOC132935282 gene encoding uncharacterized protein LOC132935282 gives MDDFTETLLKEWGSEWGIDDNTINIFKGYEDKLLWLKNNTEPMQTLQTFWIETIEYRQKKKENLIELYPGLQRPTGYILIELDFQHLYPNKEFLLLNKIDDFKVQLIKYIDKFNFQFGVQHFNTVRELKNPSKPGNDYVSILKLLPLLFQPITIRLNNKRKKDCMPSVWRPSKVEQAAAFITFIPDVGELKTLHNSKIEKALQFGLTLQPYVVIVGSTEIFTVVNNIYFKLKTPLKGLDVCIKTFFSLNVHYPAESEQVWFFIQKYFYDINLKSYKNILSVQTLINDLSNI, from the exons ATGGACGACTTTACAGAAACTTTGTTGAAAGAATGGGGCTCGGAATGGGGAATTGATGATAAtacgataaatattttcaaag gttatgaagataaattattatggcTTAAAAACAATACAGAACCCATGCAAACACTTCAAACTTTCTGGATAGAAACTATTGAATaccggcaaaaaaaaaaagaaaatttaatagaacTCTATCCTGGTCTTCAAAGACCTACAGGATATATTTtg ATTGAACTTGATTTCCAGCATTTATATCCAAACAAAGAATTTTTACTTCTGaataaaattgatgattttaaaGTTCAACTCATAAAATACAtagacaaatttaattttcaatttggaGTTCAACATTTCAATACTGTTAGAGAATTAAAGAATCCTTCAAAAcctg gtaacgactatgtatcaattttaaaattacttccTTTATTGTTTCAACCAATAACTATAAGACTaaacaataaaagaaaaaaagattgCATGCCATCAGTTTGGAGACCATCAAAAGTGGAGCAAGCTGCTgcttttataacatttatacct GATGTTGGTGAATTGAAAACATTACACAACTCAAAAATAGAAAAAGCTCTACAATTTGGGTTGACATTGCAACCGTATGTAGTAATTGTTGGTTCAACCGAAATATTTAcagttgttaataatatttattttaaattgaaaacacCACTGAAAGGCCTGGACGTAtgtatcaaaacatttttttctttaaatgtacACTATCCTGCTGAAAGTGAGCAGGTATGGTTTTTcatacagaaatatttttatgacataaatcttaaatcgtataaaaacatattatcagTACAAACTCTAATAAATGATTTGagtaacatataa